One window of the Thermodesulfobacteriota bacterium genome contains the following:
- a CDS encoding ABC transporter ATP-binding protein: MIQAENLTKYYGEVQALREVSFRVEQGEIVGLLGPNGAGKTTAMKILTCFLPPSSGTARVAGHDIFDAPLAVKRSVGYLPEEPPVYPELTVEEYLAYAGRLKGLARGEVKAARARVMEKCGLGDVAGRLIGNLSKGYRQRVGLAQALIHNPPVLILDEPTVGLDPAQIIEIRGLIQDLAREHTVVLSTHILPEVTATCQRIIIINEGSIVAVDTYENLSLQVGTSRRILLKVRRPGPELADTLLALPGVLAVHQESDGAYRVEARQDRDLREEVARAAVESGAGLLELAGVAVSLEEVFLRLTTEEKEGTA; this comes from the coding sequence ATGATCCAGGCGGAGAACCTGACCAAGTACTACGGCGAGGTGCAGGCCCTGCGGGAGGTCTCGTTCCGGGTGGAGCAAGGCGAGATCGTGGGGCTGCTGGGCCCCAACGGGGCGGGGAAGACCACCGCCATGAAGATCCTCACCTGTTTCCTGCCCCCCTCGTCGGGCACCGCGCGCGTCGCCGGCCACGACATCTTCGACGCTCCCCTCGCGGTGAAGCGCAGCGTCGGCTACCTGCCCGAGGAGCCGCCGGTCTACCCGGAGCTCACGGTGGAGGAGTACCTGGCCTACGCCGGACGCCTCAAGGGGCTCGCACGGGGCGAGGTCAAGGCCGCCCGGGCCCGGGTCATGGAAAAGTGCGGGCTGGGTGACGTGGCCGGGCGCCTCATCGGCAACCTCTCCAAGGGGTACCGCCAGCGGGTGGGGCTGGCCCAGGCCCTCATCCACAACCCCCCGGTCCTCATCCTCGACGAGCCCACCGTGGGCCTCGACCCCGCCCAGATCATCGAGATCCGGGGCCTCATCCAGGATCTGGCCCGGGAGCACACGGTGGTGCTCTCCACCCACATCCTCCCCGAGGTCACGGCCACCTGCCAGCGCATCATCATCATCAACGAGGGGTCCATCGTGGCGGTGGACACCTACGAGAACCTCTCCCTGCAGGTGGGCACGAGCCGGCGCATCCTGCTCAAGGTGCGTCGGCCGGGGCCGGAGCTCGCCGACACCCTGCTCGCGCTGCCGGGGGTGCTGGCGGTGCACCAGGAATCCGACGGGGCCTACCGGGTGGAGGCCCGCCAGGACCGGGACCTTCGCGAAGAGGTGGCCCGGGCCGCCGTGGAGAGCGGCGCGGGCCTCCTGGAGCTCGCCGGGGTGGCCGTAAGCCTGGAGGAGGTGTTCCTGCGCCTCACCACCGAGGAGAAGGAGGGCACGGCATGA
- a CDS encoding ABC transporter permease subunit produces MSRALIIAAKELRTYLVSPVAWVVATVFLAVTGLLFYNVMAWYTLQSFQLLQFQQMGQMDQLGQLNVNRLVFEPTFHNMAVTLLLLVPIVTMRLLAEEKKGRTAQLLFTSPVRLGEIVAGKYAAALLLLSAVLFLTAYMPLMVWTYGSLDWGPILTSYLGMVLLTGAFVSFGLFASSLTENQVVAAVLTFGILLVFWLLGWASQTGGELGPLFEHISIITHLDPFLRGVVELQHVAYYVSVSAFGLFLTHRVLDSARWR; encoded by the coding sequence ATGAGCCGGGCGCTGATCATCGCTGCGAAGGAGCTGCGCACCTACCTCGTCTCCCCCGTGGCCTGGGTGGTTGCCACGGTATTCCTTGCCGTGACGGGGCTCCTCTTCTACAACGTCATGGCCTGGTATACCCTCCAGAGCTTCCAGCTGCTCCAGTTCCAGCAGATGGGCCAGATGGACCAGTTGGGGCAGCTCAACGTCAACCGCCTGGTCTTCGAGCCCACCTTCCACAACATGGCGGTGACGCTGCTGCTGCTCGTGCCCATCGTCACCATGCGGCTCCTGGCGGAAGAGAAGAAGGGCCGCACCGCCCAGCTCCTCTTCACCTCGCCCGTGCGCCTGGGGGAGATCGTGGCGGGCAAGTACGCGGCCGCGCTCCTGCTGCTCTCGGCGGTCCTCTTCCTTACGGCCTACATGCCGCTCATGGTCTGGACCTACGGATCGCTGGACTGGGGGCCCATCCTCACGAGCTACCTCGGGATGGTGCTCCTCACGGGCGCCTTCGTCTCTTTCGGCCTGTTTGCGTCGAGCCTCACGGAGAACCAGGTGGTGGCCGCGGTGCTCACCTTCGGCATCCTGCTCGTCTTCTGGCTCCTGGGGTGGGCGTCCCAGACCGGGGGCGAGCTGGGGCCGCTCTTCGAGCACATCTCGATCATCACGCACCTCGACCCCTTCCTCCGGGGGGTGGTGGAGCTCCAGCACGTCGCCTACTACGTCTCGGTTTCGGCCTTCGGCCTGTTCCTGACCCACCGCGTGCTCGACTCGGCCCGCTGGAGGTGA
- a CDS encoding GldG family protein: protein MTPLDHPRVTARNTSKMAGIAGALLVLAAVFVAAYYPTQKGVLAVLAVAGGAALFFFFIAERRLVARVPGSRAARYGANAVAITLAFAGILVLLNLLAVRHNVRWDLTEDKRFTLSEQTVKVLRGLQRDVQVTAFFAEASEGRERMRRLLDDYAGHTTRLQATFTDPDRNPALARQHGIREYGTTVFESGDQSYRITETSEEALTNALVRVSREGRKTVCFLSGHGERSIEDTQRTGYAAARRALEDQGFAAREVLLLRDPEVPEDCAVLVAAGPAKPVLDSELAALSAFLEGGGKALVLLDPQTDTGLEPLLEGWGVTARGDLIIDTMSRLFGGSYTTPIVTEYPPHEITRGFQLATFLPLARSLGESALPEGVTFHPLARTTAQSWGETDLVSDKAAFDPTQDHKGPLTVAALVERRGEDGQPDTQLAVVGDSDFADNTNFGFSGNGDFFQNLVSYLAKEEDLISIRPKDTRPSPLVLTRAQGATLFYGSVVVAPLVLVLAGLGIWWRRRNL from the coding sequence ATGACCCCCTTGGACCACCCCCGCGTCACCGCGCGGAACACGAGCAAGATGGCGGGCATCGCCGGGGCGCTCCTGGTGCTGGCCGCGGTCTTCGTGGCCGCCTACTATCCGACCCAGAAGGGCGTGCTCGCGGTGCTGGCCGTGGCCGGCGGGGCGGCGCTGTTCTTCTTCTTCATCGCCGAGCGGCGGCTGGTAGCCCGGGTTCCGGGGAGCCGGGCGGCCCGGTACGGGGCCAACGCCGTGGCCATCACGCTCGCCTTCGCGGGGATCCTGGTGCTGCTCAACCTCCTGGCCGTGCGGCACAATGTCCGGTGGGACCTCACGGAGGACAAGCGCTTTACCCTCTCGGAGCAGACGGTGAAGGTGCTCCGGGGGCTCCAGCGCGACGTGCAGGTCACCGCCTTCTTCGCCGAGGCCTCCGAGGGGCGGGAGCGGATGCGGCGGCTCCTGGACGACTACGCCGGGCACACCACCCGCCTCCAGGCGACCTTCACCGACCCCGACCGCAACCCCGCCTTGGCGCGCCAGCACGGCATCCGCGAGTACGGCACCACCGTGTTCGAGAGCGGCGACCAGAGCTACCGCATCACCGAGACCTCCGAGGAGGCCCTCACCAACGCCCTGGTGCGGGTGAGCCGCGAGGGGAGGAAGACCGTGTGCTTCCTCTCCGGCCACGGGGAGCGCAGCATCGAGGATACCCAGCGCACGGGCTACGCGGCGGCCCGCCGGGCCCTGGAGGACCAGGGGTTTGCCGCCCGGGAGGTCCTCCTCCTGCGCGATCCCGAGGTGCCGGAGGACTGCGCGGTGCTGGTAGCAGCCGGCCCGGCCAAGCCGGTGCTCGACTCCGAGCTCGCGGCGCTCTCCGCCTTCCTGGAGGGCGGCGGAAAGGCCCTGGTGCTCCTGGACCCCCAGACCGACACGGGCCTGGAGCCCCTGCTCGAGGGCTGGGGCGTGACCGCCCGGGGCGACCTGATCATCGACACCATGAGCCGGCTCTTCGGGGGCTCCTACACCACCCCCATCGTCACCGAGTACCCGCCCCACGAGATCACCCGGGGCTTCCAGCTCGCCACCTTCCTGCCCCTGGCCCGGAGCCTGGGGGAGTCCGCCCTCCCCGAGGGCGTGACCTTCCACCCCCTGGCTCGCACGACCGCCCAGTCCTGGGGCGAGACCGACCTCGTAAGCGACAAGGCCGCCTTCGACCCCACCCAGGACCACAAGGGGCCCCTCACCGTGGCCGCCCTGGTGGAGCGCCGGGGCGAGGACGGCCAGCCGGACACCCAGCTCGCGGTGGTGGGCGACTCGGACTTCGCCGACAACACCAACTTCGGCTTCTCGGGCAACGGCGACTTCTTCCAGAACCTGGTGAGCTACCTGGCCAAGGAGGAAGACCTGATCTCCATCCGCCCGAAAGACACCAGGCCCTCCCCCCTCGTGCTCACCCGGGCCCAGGGCGCCACCCTCTTCTACGGCAGCGTGGTGGTGGCGCCGCTCGTGCTCGTGCTCGCCGGCTTGGGCATCTGGTGGCGGCGGAGGAATTTGTAA